From the Bacteroidales bacterium genome, one window contains:
- the icd gene encoding NADP-dependent isocitrate dehydrogenase encodes MQGEKITNVNGKLKVPDFPVIPFIEGDGTGPDIWRASVRVLDSAVEKAYAGKRKLIWKEVLAGEKAFRQTGSWLPEETLIAFRDYLVGIKGPLTTPVGGGIRSLNVALRQELDLYVCLRPVKWFSGVPSPLKDASKVNMVIFRENTEDIYAGIEFMHGEPEVEKVKNFLINEMGVKNLRFPKTSSIGIKPISLEGTERLVKAAIEYALSKKLPSLTLVHKGNIMKFTEGAFKKWGYELAEREYSGKVFTWAMYDRIAEEQGVDVAVKQQSEAIAQGKLLIKDVIADAFLQQILLRPAEYSVIATMNLNGDYISDALAAMVGGIGIAPGANINYQTGYAVFEATHGTAPKYADLDKVNPGSVILSGALMLEYMGWDESAELISRSLETTIRQKHVTYDFHRLMEGATLLKTSEFADAMIRNINM; translated from the coding sequence ATGCAAGGAGAGAAAATCACAAACGTTAATGGCAAATTAAAAGTGCCTGATTTCCCGGTAATTCCGTTTATTGAAGGAGATGGAACAGGCCCTGATATTTGGCGGGCTTCCGTAAGGGTTTTAGATTCCGCCGTTGAAAAAGCTTATGCCGGAAAGCGAAAATTAATCTGGAAAGAAGTCCTGGCTGGTGAAAAAGCGTTCAGGCAAACCGGTTCATGGCTTCCCGAAGAAACTTTAATAGCATTCCGCGATTACCTGGTAGGGATCAAAGGGCCTCTGACTACTCCTGTAGGAGGAGGCATCCGGTCACTGAATGTTGCATTGCGGCAGGAACTTGATCTGTATGTATGCCTTAGACCAGTAAAGTGGTTCAGCGGAGTGCCGAGTCCTTTAAAAGACGCATCAAAAGTGAACATGGTGATTTTCCGCGAAAACACCGAAGATATTTATGCCGGCATTGAGTTCATGCATGGTGAACCAGAAGTAGAGAAAGTCAAAAACTTCCTTATAAATGAAATGGGCGTGAAGAATTTGCGGTTTCCCAAAACTTCTTCAATTGGCATTAAACCCATCTCACTCGAAGGGACTGAGCGTCTGGTAAAAGCCGCCATTGAATATGCCCTGAGCAAAAAATTACCTTCGCTAACCCTTGTGCATAAAGGCAATATTATGAAATTCACTGAAGGCGCCTTCAAGAAATGGGGCTATGAACTAGCCGAGCGCGAGTATTCCGGAAAGGTTTTTACCTGGGCGATGTACGACCGTATTGCTGAAGAACAAGGCGTTGACGTTGCTGTCAAGCAACAATCAGAGGCAATAGCACAAGGAAAGTTATTAATCAAAGATGTAATTGCAGATGCGTTTTTACAGCAGATCCTGCTCAGGCCTGCTGAATACAGTGTGATTGCAACAATGAACCTTAACGGTGATTATATCAGCGATGCCCTAGCTGCTATGGTTGGAGGAATCGGGATAGCTCCAGGCGCAAATATCAATTACCAAACGGGATATGCTGTTTTTGAGGCTACTCATGGCACTGCACCCAAATATGCTGATCTTGACAAGGTGAATCCAGGTTCGGTAATACTTAGCGGTGCCCTGATGCTTGAATACATGGGCTGGGATGAGTCGGCAGAACTGATTTCACGCAGTCTCGAAACCACAATCAGACAGAAACACGTCACCTATGATTTTCATCGGTTGATGGAAGGAGCTACTTTGCTGAAAACCTCTGAGTTTGCCGATGCAATGATCAGGAATATCAATATGTAA
- a CDS encoding indolepyruvate oxidoreductase subunit beta translates to MKKDIILAGVGGQGILSIAATIGMAALDMGLHLKQAEVHGMSQRGGDVQSNLRISDKEIASDLIPKGKADMIISVEPMESLRYLPMLSPNGWLITNTTPYINIRNYPPLEKVMEEVEKFPRHIALDADQIAKDLGSARSANMVILGAASPYLDIEAEKFEQAITKIFSRKGEEVVDVNIRCFRAGKDFSEKSVN, encoded by the coding sequence ATGAAGAAAGATATTATACTGGCCGGCGTTGGCGGACAAGGCATCCTCTCCATAGCAGCTACCATTGGCATGGCCGCCCTTGATATGGGACTACATTTGAAGCAGGCCGAGGTACACGGCATGAGTCAGCGCGGTGGCGATGTGCAATCGAACCTCAGAATTTCAGATAAAGAAATAGCAAGCGATCTGATCCCTAAAGGGAAAGCCGATATGATCATTTCAGTTGAACCAATGGAATCGCTCCGCTACCTGCCAATGTTATCACCCAATGGCTGGCTGATCACTAATACTACTCCATACATTAATATCCGCAATTATCCGCCGCTGGAGAAAGTTATGGAAGAGGTTGAGAAATTTCCCCGACATATCGCTCTTGATGCTGATCAGATTGCCAAAGATTTGGGTTCGGCACGCTCAGCCAATATGGTCATTCTTGGAGCCGCATCGCCATATCTTGATATTGAAGCAGAGAAATTCGAGCAGGCCATTACAAAAATCTTCAGTCGCAAAGGGGAGGAAGTGGTTGATGTTAATATCAGGTGCTTCAGGGCCGGAAAAGATTTTTCTGAAAAGAGCGTCAACTAA
- a CDS encoding SusD/RagB family nutrient-binding outer membrane lipoprotein — MKKLKIIFALTLIMLLGACEMEYLDNPNAPSSAPTAALFNNNVKRMMDATQDMWFSGRFTYVTMQYWQQTEYGDEDRYVYRESQRQYQNTMYYIAENYREIIRLNTDEETSDAAAASGANVNQIATCRILLSYLFDIMTSTWGDIPYYSYGSDDPDFQALMLSGSDEQIITPAYASQEKIFADILKELDEAHDQFDESLPGMSGDNIYGGHVASWKKFANSLRLRIANKIKGANSTLAEQHASDAIAQGVFTSNADNAMFAYETSDANSSPSYNAWYVGNRSDFAVGHSFITLLKGENLVGHDHSTVVTGANPNPFFGITDPRLPIYAQPNSDGDFVGMFIAENSADAATFTAESLPGTAIIETPEFAETLIEFAEVAFILSERNGWDQAQYENGIRASCQKWGVADADINAFIAALPGANEENVLTQKYIALYMQGDVAWAEYRRTGYPKTLIPVFSEFSLYIPGTDTWLDKRFDPLVEQVTDLPYRMKYPQQEQTLNGNSWKAAVDKLSNGDVIYSKLWWDVN; from the coding sequence ATGAAAAAGCTTAAAATAATATTCGCACTTACGCTAATCATGCTGCTGGGTGCATGTGAAATGGAGTATCTTGACAATCCGAACGCTCCAAGTTCTGCACCAACTGCCGCGCTCTTTAACAATAATGTTAAGCGCATGATGGATGCAACACAGGATATGTGGTTCTCAGGCAGGTTCACTTATGTAACCATGCAATACTGGCAACAGACTGAATACGGTGATGAAGACAGATATGTGTATCGTGAATCACAAAGACAATATCAGAATACTATGTATTACATTGCCGAAAACTACAGGGAGATCATCAGATTGAATACGGATGAAGAGACTTCAGACGCGGCGGCGGCTTCCGGCGCCAACGTCAACCAGATCGCTACATGCCGTATACTGCTTTCATACCTCTTTGATATCATGACCAGCACATGGGGAGATATTCCTTACTATTCCTATGGCAGTGACGATCCTGATTTTCAAGCACTCATGCTTTCCGGCTCCGATGAGCAGATCATTACTCCGGCCTATGCAAGCCAGGAGAAGATTTTTGCCGATATCCTGAAGGAACTGGATGAAGCGCACGACCAATTTGATGAAAGCTTGCCGGGTATGTCAGGTGACAATATCTATGGTGGACATGTTGCAAGCTGGAAGAAGTTTGCGAACTCCCTCAGGCTTAGGATCGCCAACAAGATCAAAGGCGCCAATTCAACACTAGCCGAGCAGCACGCTTCAGATGCAATTGCCCAGGGAGTATTTACTAGCAATGCAGACAATGCTATGTTTGCTTATGAAACAAGTGATGCAAACTCATCTCCGAGCTACAATGCATGGTATGTTGGAAACAGGAGTGACTTTGCAGTAGGACATAGTTTTATTACCCTTCTCAAAGGAGAAAACCTTGTAGGACATGACCATTCTACAGTTGTGACAGGAGCCAATCCTAATCCCTTCTTTGGCATAACCGATCCCCGTCTGCCTATTTATGCGCAGCCTAATTCCGATGGCGATTTTGTGGGAATGTTTATTGCAGAAAATTCAGCAGATGCTGCAACTTTTACAGCTGAATCATTGCCAGGAACTGCGATTATTGAGACACCAGAATTTGCGGAGACACTGATAGAATTTGCGGAGGTAGCGTTTATTCTGAGTGAGAGAAATGGCTGGGATCAGGCCCAGTATGAGAATGGTATCAGGGCATCCTGCCAAAAGTGGGGTGTAGCAGACGCTGATATCAATGCGTTTATCGCTGCATTGCCGGGTGCAAATGAAGAGAATGTTCTTACCCAGAAATATATTGCGCTTTATATGCAGGGCGATGTTGCATGGGCTGAGTACAGGAGAACAGGATATCCGAAAACCCTGATTCCTGTTTTCTCAGAGTTCAGCCTGTACATTCCTGGCACTGATACCTGGCTAGACAAGCGTTTTGATCCGCTAGTCGAGCAGGTTACTGATCTTCCTTATAGGATGAAGTACCCACAGCAAGAGCAAACACTAAACGGTAATAGCTGGAAAGCAGCAGTTGATAAGCTATCGAATGGAGATGTGATTTACTCCAAACTTTGGTGGGACGTTAACTAG
- a CDS encoding indolepyruvate ferredoxin oxidoreductase, protein MNKLLLLGDEAIAQAGIDAGISGIYAYPGTPSTEITEYVAASKEAKTKNIKACWAANEKTAMEGALGMSYAGKRAMVCMKHVGLNVAADAFINSAITGANGGLVVLAADDPSMHSSQNEQDSRFYGKFAMIPILEPTNQQEAYDMVIHGFDLSEKYRIPVLIRITTRLAHSRAGVALGKKREQNAVRIPENPKQFILLPAIARRQYKRLLQQQIQFEEESLKSPFNQYIDGPDKSMGIITCGLAYNYLYENYPDRNVPFPVLKIGQYPVPTEMVRRMYDECESILVLEDGYPIIEELLRGILNNGKKIKGRLDGTVPRDGELDPNIVAVALGMKDEWGNPVPSIVAPRPPSLCKGCPHIYSYNALNEAIAEYGKGRVFSDIGCYTLGALEPFDAINSCVDMGASITMAKGAADAGLIPSVAVIGDSTFTHSGMTGLLDAVNDKANITVFILDNATTAMTGGQPSAALGKIEDICSALGVESDHIHIINPIPKNHEENMKIMKQEIAYKGVSVIIPRRECIVTATKKLKDKKKQGALS, encoded by the coding sequence ATGAACAAATTACTTTTACTTGGAGATGAGGCCATAGCTCAAGCCGGAATTGATGCTGGCATTTCCGGAATTTATGCTTATCCGGGAACACCTTCCACTGAAATCACCGAATATGTTGCCGCCTCCAAAGAAGCAAAAACCAAAAACATTAAGGCATGCTGGGCAGCCAATGAAAAAACAGCTATGGAAGGCGCCCTGGGCATGTCGTATGCAGGCAAGCGTGCCATGGTTTGTATGAAACATGTGGGACTCAATGTAGCTGCTGATGCTTTCATTAATTCGGCCATTACCGGAGCCAATGGTGGACTGGTAGTTCTTGCAGCCGACGATCCTTCCATGCACTCATCTCAAAACGAACAGGACTCAAGGTTTTATGGAAAGTTTGCCATGATCCCCATTCTTGAACCTACCAACCAGCAAGAGGCATACGATATGGTTATTCATGGCTTCGATCTCTCTGAGAAATACCGTATTCCTGTTTTGATCCGGATCACAACCAGGCTTGCACATTCAAGGGCCGGTGTTGCACTTGGTAAAAAACGTGAGCAAAACGCGGTTCGGATTCCTGAAAACCCAAAGCAGTTTATCCTCCTTCCTGCAATTGCCCGTCGCCAATACAAGCGACTGCTCCAGCAACAAATCCAGTTTGAGGAAGAATCGCTGAAATCACCTTTCAACCAGTACATTGACGGGCCTGACAAAAGCATGGGCATCATCACCTGCGGCCTTGCATATAATTATCTCTATGAAAATTATCCCGACCGCAATGTGCCTTTTCCGGTTCTGAAAATAGGGCAGTACCCTGTTCCAACAGAAATGGTTCGCAGGATGTATGACGAATGTGAATCAATCCTTGTGCTTGAAGATGGTTATCCGATTATCGAAGAACTTCTGCGAGGCATTCTTAACAATGGAAAGAAAATTAAAGGACGCCTGGATGGAACTGTGCCACGCGATGGGGAGCTTGATCCGAATATTGTTGCCGTTGCGCTTGGCATGAAGGATGAATGGGGAAATCCAGTTCCTTCAATCGTAGCGCCCCGTCCGCCATCGCTCTGTAAAGGCTGTCCGCATATTTATTCCTATAATGCATTGAACGAAGCAATTGCGGAATATGGGAAAGGTCGCGTTTTTTCCGATATTGGCTGTTATACCCTTGGCGCGCTTGAACCATTCGACGCTATAAATTCCTGTGTTGATATGGGCGCTTCTATCACTATGGCAAAAGGTGCTGCTGATGCCGGATTAATCCCATCGGTAGCTGTTATAGGTGATTCAACGTTTACCCATTCGGGCATGACGGGATTGCTGGATGCAGTGAATGATAAAGCCAACATTACGGTTTTCATACTCGATAATGCCACCACGGCAATGACCGGTGGCCAGCCTTCAGCAGCCCTGGGTAAGATTGAGGACATTTGTTCAGCGCTCGGTGTTGAAAGCGATCACATTCATATTATTAATCCTATTCCTAAGAACCATGAAGAGAACATGAAGATTATGAAGCAGGAGATCGCCTATAAAGGAGTTTCTGTGATTATTCCCCGCCGCGAATGCATTGTTACTGCAACAAAGAAACTGAAAGACAAAAAGAAACAGGGTGCTTTAAGTTAG
- a CDS encoding DUF479 domain-containing protein — translation MNFLAHAYLSGNDENIIVGNFIADHVKGKVINNYNVEILKGIKLHRRIDAFTDSHPIVRESTGRLKEQFGRFSGVIVDMFYDHFLAKNWNDYSEVPIKKFTAGIYRVMMNHFMILPPKTRRILPFIMADDWMASYANLEGLNMALTGMSRRTNFNSGMEHAVEALKKDYSLYKDEFSAFFVELSADSSRFLTEIDMS, via the coding sequence ATGAACTTCCTCGCCCATGCATACCTCTCTGGCAACGATGAAAACATCATCGTCGGAAACTTCATTGCTGACCATGTGAAGGGAAAAGTTATCAACAACTATAATGTTGAAATTCTGAAAGGTATAAAGCTACACCGCCGGATAGATGCTTTTACTGACTCACATCCAATTGTCAGAGAAAGCACCGGAAGGTTGAAAGAGCAATTTGGCAGGTTCTCAGGAGTAATCGTTGATATGTTTTATGATCACTTCCTGGCAAAGAACTGGAATGATTATTCGGAAGTACCTATTAAAAAATTTACTGCTGGCATTTACAGGGTCATGATGAACCATTTTATGATCTTACCTCCAAAAACACGACGAATCCTGCCTTTTATAATGGCTGACGACTGGATGGCAAGCTATGCGAACCTTGAAGGGTTGAATATGGCTTTAACCGGTATGTCGCGCAGAACAAACTTCAACTCAGGTATGGAACACGCGGTTGAAGCCCTCAAAAAAGACTATTCACTTTATAAAGATGAATTTTCAGCATTCTTTGTAGAGCTTAGCGCTGATTCATCCAGGTTCTTAACTGAAATTGATATGAGCTAA
- a CDS encoding citrate (Si)-synthase yields the protein MKIKEKLRHKIEEWRPRTEKLIKEYGDVVIDKVTIGQVIGGMRGIKSLVTDISYLDPMEGIRYRGYTLPEVFEKLPKPKGSEMPYVEGLYYLLLTGDIPDNEEVDEMLDEFNKRRILPRYVYEVIDSLPCCSHPMTIFSAAVMTMQRESFFAKKYHAGISKMEYWDPTYEDALNLLAKLPEVATYIFAKLYRDGKRIQSNPHLDYGANFAHMMGIGTPYDEVARLHFIIHADHESGNVSAHTGHLVASSLADVYLSISSMVNGLAGPLHGLANQEVLRWLQELKEKMDGEDPSEEELKQYVWDTLNSGQVIPGYGHAVLRKTDPRYTIQRDFCLKYMPDDPLFKLVDKLYKVVPPILLEQGKAKNPWPNLDAQTGVIHWHYGVTQYDFYTVLFAIGRSLGIAANLVWDRALGYPLERPKSVTTAMLEEMALKSKKE from the coding sequence ATGAAGATCAAAGAAAAACTGCGTCATAAAATTGAAGAATGGCGCCCCAGAACCGAAAAGCTGATTAAGGAATATGGCGATGTTGTGATTGATAAAGTCACAATAGGCCAGGTAATTGGAGGAATGCGCGGAATCAAGAGCCTGGTTACTGATATTTCCTATCTCGATCCGATGGAAGGGATCCGGTATCGTGGATATACATTGCCTGAAGTTTTTGAAAAACTTCCCAAACCAAAAGGTTCTGAAATGCCATACGTAGAAGGCCTGTACTATCTTTTGCTAACCGGAGATATTCCAGATAATGAGGAGGTTGACGAAATGCTTGATGAGTTTAACAAGCGAAGAATCCTTCCCCGTTACGTTTATGAAGTCATTGATTCATTGCCTTGCTGCAGCCATCCGATGACAATCTTTTCAGCCGCAGTCATGACTATGCAGCGTGAGTCGTTTTTTGCCAAGAAATACCATGCAGGGATCAGTAAAATGGAATACTGGGATCCAACTTATGAGGATGCATTGAACCTGCTTGCCAAGTTACCCGAAGTTGCAACCTACATTTTTGCAAAACTTTATCGCGATGGCAAAAGAATACAATCCAATCCCCACCTTGACTATGGAGCTAACTTTGCGCATATGATGGGCATAGGCACTCCTTACGATGAGGTTGCACGACTGCATTTTATTATTCATGCCGATCACGAAAGCGGTAATGTAAGTGCACATACCGGTCACCTTGTTGCAAGTTCCCTGGCTGATGTTTATTTGAGCATTTCGTCAATGGTGAACGGACTTGCTGGCCCGCTTCACGGCCTGGCAAACCAGGAAGTACTGCGCTGGCTACAGGAATTGAAGGAGAAAATGGATGGCGAAGATCCCAGTGAAGAAGAACTCAAACAGTATGTGTGGGATACACTCAACAGTGGACAAGTTATCCCTGGCTACGGTCATGCCGTGCTGCGCAAAACAGACCCAAGATACACCATACAACGGGATTTCTGTTTGAAGTACATGCCTGATGATCCATTGTTTAAGCTCGTAGATAAGCTATACAAAGTTGTTCCGCCAATTCTTCTTGAACAAGGCAAAGCCAAGAACCCATGGCCAAACCTCGATGCTCAAACCGGTGTGATACACTGGCACTATGGGGTCACACAATACGACTTCTATACCGTATTGTTTGCAATTGGCCGATCGCTGGGTATTGCTGCGAATCTGGTTTGGGACCGCGCACTTGGTTACCCGCTTGAAAGGCCCAAATCAGTGACTACTGCCATGCTCGAGGAAATGGCGTTGAAGTCCAAAAAGGAATAA
- a CDS encoding peptidoglycan DD-metalloendopeptidase family protein, with product MKKKHLAILLLIIASSILMWVIYRYLLRPTHMDDFDKELYNPEPLTKFGIPVDSLVMYEGVVLPRETLSTILTRYNVSLSDIDLMSRRARGVFDLRRIRAGNAYSVLCLNDSLQTIKYFIYEESATSYVVFDLGDSIQVYTGAREIERRIMEASGVIESSLWNAIAGQGNNPQLALELSEIYAWTIDFFGIQQGDNFRVLYELLLVEGQPIGIGRVLASHFQHTGNDFFAFYFEQDSVGDYFDEKANSLRKTFLKAPLQFSRISSHFSHRRLHPVHRVYRPHHGVDYAAPTGTPVVAIGDGKVTIARYRGAAGNMVEIVHNSVHKTQYLHLSKYGKGIREGVRVKQGQVIGYVGSTGTSTGPHLDYRFYENGKPMNPLSVKSPPAEPVKEQYKDSFLVFSDSLRVQLQAINLPE from the coding sequence ATGAAAAAAAAGCATCTCGCAATCCTGTTACTTATTATAGCTTCAAGCATTCTTATGTGGGTTATTTACAGATATTTGTTACGTCCCACCCATATGGATGATTTTGATAAAGAACTATACAATCCGGAACCGCTTACAAAATTTGGAATACCGGTTGATTCGCTGGTGATGTATGAGGGTGTTGTACTACCGCGCGAAACTTTATCTACGATTTTAACCCGCTACAATGTAAGTCTTTCTGACATTGATCTTATGTCGAGGCGGGCGAGGGGAGTATTTGACCTGCGAAGGATCAGGGCCGGTAATGCATATTCCGTTCTTTGTTTGAACGATTCTTTGCAAACCATCAAATATTTCATTTACGAAGAGTCGGCGACTTCTTACGTGGTCTTTGATCTTGGCGACTCTATCCAGGTTTACACAGGCGCCCGTGAAATTGAGCGTAGGATCATGGAAGCATCAGGAGTGATAGAATCCTCGTTATGGAATGCTATCGCCGGTCAGGGTAATAATCCTCAATTGGCACTGGAACTTTCTGAAATCTATGCCTGGACAATTGACTTCTTTGGCATTCAGCAAGGCGATAACTTCCGGGTACTTTATGAACTTCTTTTGGTTGAAGGCCAACCGATCGGAATTGGACGGGTATTGGCTTCACACTTCCAACATACCGGAAATGATTTCTTTGCATTTTATTTTGAGCAGGACAGCGTTGGCGATTATTTTGATGAGAAGGCCAACAGTCTTCGTAAGACATTCTTAAAGGCACCATTGCAGTTTTCAAGAATTTCCTCGCATTTTTCTCACAGGCGCCTTCATCCTGTGCACAGGGTTTACCGGCCTCATCATGGTGTTGATTATGCAGCACCCACCGGTACTCCTGTTGTTGCAATCGGTGATGGCAAAGTTACAATTGCACGTTATCGCGGTGCAGCCGGCAATATGGTTGAAATCGTGCATAACAGCGTTCATAAGACCCAATATCTCCATCTTTCAAAATATGGAAAAGGAATCAGGGAAGGGGTTCGTGTGAAGCAGGGACAAGTTATCGGTTACGTGGGGAGTACCGGAACCTCAACCGGCCCTCACCTCGATTACAGGTTTTACGAAAACGGAAAACCCATGAATCCGCTATCAGTAAAATCACCACCGGCTGAACCGGTTAAGGAACAGTACAAAGACAGTTTTTTGGTTTTTTCTGACTCATTGAGGGTTCAATTACAAGCGATAAATTTGCCTGAATAG
- a CDS encoding DUF393 domain-containing protein, whose product MIEENNHIVVYDGECGLCALSVKFIRRHDKHNVFSYIPQQSVEALRLTGTKHSPVSQHGSVIYINRDRYYYRSDAAIRILMKLGGFYKLSAIFLAVPKRFRDYFYDWVARNRHRWFKSGDSCSI is encoded by the coding sequence ATGATAGAGGAAAACAACCATATTGTAGTTTACGATGGTGAGTGCGGTCTTTGCGCTCTTTCGGTGAAGTTCATTCGCCGGCACGACAAGCACAATGTTTTTAGTTATATCCCACAGCAATCGGTTGAGGCACTCAGACTTACAGGAACGAAGCACAGTCCCGTATCTCAGCATGGATCTGTAATATATATTAATCGGGATCGTTATTATTACCGTTCGGATGCAGCAATCCGGATCCTGATGAAGCTTGGCGGTTTTTATAAGTTAAGTGCAATATTTTTGGCGGTGCCAAAAAGGTTCAGGGATTATTTTTACGATTGGGTGGCGCGTAACCGTCACCGCTGGTTCAAAAGCGGGGATAGCTGCAGCATATAA
- a CDS encoding YjbQ family protein: MIRHYDILLPAYSRGFHIITDLILDAVNELPENGLLNVFIQHTSAALTINENADSTVLSDFETVYNKLVPEEAPYYKHTMEGADDMPAHIKASMLGSSITIPIRNHRLQLGTWQGLYLCEFRNRAGRRKLVATLMG, translated from the coding sequence ATGATCCGCCATTATGATATTCTTCTTCCTGCCTATTCCAGGGGATTCCACATTATCACAGACCTGATACTTGATGCCGTGAATGAACTTCCTGAAAACGGACTCTTGAATGTGTTTATACAACACACCTCTGCAGCATTGACCATCAACGAAAACGCTGATTCAACAGTTCTGAGTGATTTTGAAACAGTCTATAATAAGCTGGTTCCTGAAGAAGCTCCATATTACAAGCATACAATGGAAGGGGCTGATGATATGCCTGCGCATATTAAGGCGTCAATGTTAGGTTCGTCCATAACTATACCAATCAGAAACCACCGTTTGCAACTGGGAACATGGCAGGGATTATATTTGTGTGAGTTCAGAAACCGGGCTGGCCGGCGAAAGCTGGTGGCGACGTTAATGGGTTGA